A stretch of Lathyrus oleraceus cultivar Zhongwan6 chromosome 6, CAAS_Psat_ZW6_1.0, whole genome shotgun sequence DNA encodes these proteins:
- the LOC127094911 gene encoding uncharacterized protein LOC127094911 → MEEYAYLLGIQVSNRVPFSGVEGILESRVIAEAIHLRKFDINANLTVKEGIRGNLVPTLLGDTYFYIHHWTSKGGGTIVYCAPLLYKLFIWHLPRSPISKENKGGLRWSQRIMSHTNDDVDWYSFVYNDVEIINSCGEFSNVPLLSRQGGINYNPTLERRQLRFSMKYKPNNTLLEGLFFQEGKDTQGLKSRMVKKTAKEFKIPYAYEKPMSLVMVESPTIKGIEELKEALDRMKPVRDDWEDKFHTAHLEKIELQKQLKEKDDLIELLEQHAVKRSRDQEDLFSSNSSSSTHLPTSGISNNIVYQLVIEKNAMKRNY, encoded by the exons ATGGAAgagtatgcttatcttttgggTATTCAAGTTTCTaatagagttccttttagtggggtGGAAGGAATTCTTGAATCTCGAGTTATTGCTGAAGCCATTCACCTGAGGAAGTTTGACATAAATGCTAATCTCACTGTCAAAGAAGGTATCAGAGG gaatctAGTTCCAACTTTGCTTGGTGACACCTATTTCTACATCCATCATTGGACTTCTAAAGGAggtggaactattgtctattGTGCGCCTTTACTGTATAAGTTGTTTATTTGGCACTTGCCGCGGTCTCCTATCTCCAAAGAAAACAAGGGTGGTTTAAGATGGTCCCAAAGAATTATGTCTCACACCAATGATGACGTAGATTGGTATTCTTTTGTTTACAATGACGTCGAGATTATTAATAGTTgtggggagttctctaatgtTCCTCTTCTTAGTAgacaaggaggaatcaactataatccgACCTTGGAGAGACGTCAACTTCGGTTCTCTATGAAAtataaacctaataacactttgttagagggtttatttttccaagaaggTAAAGACACTCAAGGGTTGAAATCTAGGATG GTGAAGAAGACAGCAAAAGAATTCAAGATTCCATACGCTTATGAAAAACCTATGTCTTTAGTAATGGTCGAATCTCCCACTATTAAAGGCATAGAGGAGTTGAAAGAGGCCTTGGATAGGATGAAGCCAGTGAGGGATGATTGGGAAGACAAGTTTCACACCGCACACCTTGAGAAAATAGAATTGCAGAAGCAGTTAAAGGAAAAGGATGACTTGATAGAATTGCTTGAGCAACATGCTGTGAAGAGATCAAGGgaccaagaggatttattttcctctaacagTTCATCATCTACTCATCTTCCTACTTCCGGCATTTCGAACAACATTGTATACCAGCTCGTGATAGAGAAGAATGCTATGAAAAGAAACTATTAA